From Mugil cephalus isolate CIBA_MC_2020 chromosome 4, CIBA_Mcephalus_1.1, whole genome shotgun sequence:
TTTCTTTTTAGGGACCTCTGGGAGCCTTCCCGTGAGGGTGGGGTACTATCATGGTTTTGGGTCCTTGTCCtttatttgtgcatgttttgagtttcctgttttattttgttaagtttgtgGAGTTCCtgtctcttgtgcctccttgtgtggtaattgcttattggtttcgcCTGGTTTGATAGCGGTCATTCGTTcgacctgtgtcttgtcatccctgagccctcttgtgtctATAAAGCCCGGCCTTCCGTTTGTTCCCTGTCGTATTGTGATGTTACTTACCTGTGTCCCCAACCAGGATGTTATTagaattttattatttgtctagATGTGTGATAATCAGTTGAGATTTCCTAGGTTGTATTTAGAATGAATattaacattcatataatcaaataaagaatgagcTCCTAGATAATGGGAGGGTCAAGAGCATCAAACCCGTTCAAGTTTACTTGCATAGGGTTGatacatgttgagaaagtagcaatcagctgactaggacagagcaagaaggaaacATATAGCGAttctgagagacaaaatagagaacaatgaggagctgttctgaaatgataaaagttgcaaaggaggGAGTCACAGGATGAGCGTGGTACAGAGCATGTGAGATCTATATCAGGGAGGCcaggtaggaaggactttctcctctttctagGGTGGTGTCCCAGGGGATTGGCGGACCTGAGTGTCCAAGGGTCGGGACCGACCCGTCCACCAacgatgggagagttaagtctaaaccacgactcctccccacctgtagccaaccaatcaGTTtcgttttgttgaaactgttataatggtgtgaaactactgaaaatcatccttttctgggACGTTGGCCAAGActgactgaacagacaaggtccatgcgCATGAATTTCTATATTCCAATACATGTTTAAATGGCTTAAATTGACAGCAAGAAGTTGTATGGTGGTTTTCCAAGAGGAATTAACGAATAGCTGACAATGTCAAGACCTCTGTTGTGCCAGGTTGAGATTAAATAGGGAGCATTTGGTCAGCCATCTTAGATCTGAACGACATGAACACAGAAATGCAGAGTTTCATTTAACCAAAATCTAGCACACAAGTACATCTGTGGAAATCTGTAAATGAAtatgtttcttcattttctatatgtatattttccattaaaaagaCTCAATCAACATGCATACTTTCCTTGAAATGTGTGGTGCTGGGAGCAGATCCCCAGAAAAGTTGATGGTAAAAATTCCCCGAGTTGCTACTGCATTCACATTTAAAGCTTCGATGATAGACCGAAACGTTGACCCAAGACCCAGTGAGTACGCTTATATGTCGGTGTGGGAGCAACTTGTCATTTTCTACTGTACATTTTTCACAAACAcagtttcaggttgtttttgtaaaatgatCTCATGACAACATATTTTcatgcatgcatttatttatttacactattCCTCATATGTACAATGTTTACAATTCATGACGACCAACTCAACAAGTGATAAAAAATAGAGTTTTACACTGTATATAGTTGTTCATTTTGAAAGTGCAGTAAAAAAATGTTCCCTGTTAATGAtctgctgtaaaaaataaataaatacagcattaaAATTGGATAATATTTAAGGATGTTGTGTAGATTCAATGGTACAAGATGGCTCTGTACCTTGGATGGCAGGGGAAGTCAAAGTTAGCATCCACATACATGCGTCACAAATTCATACACTTTCCAACAGCACTCAAGTAAGAGGAGAGAAAATTCCATTCATGAGGTTGTTCCTGGAGCCGTTTATCACTGGTCAAGTAGTTCAGACGTCCATGAACTTTATACAGTCCACATTGAGGATTATTCCACGTCAAAGAGAGTAATAAGGAAAGTGTCCAGAGATGTGAAAATGCCTCTACATTTAAGACACAGAGGACACCTCTGTCTTGCTGGTTGAAACTGAGGTCTCATCCTCCACCATGCCACCCATTCCAATAGTGCTCAGCATGCAGTTTCGAAACTGAagagtgaagaaaaaaagacatgttgAAATAAAGTTGCATTATCATCGCGATTAGTTGCGCTGGTTAAAAAGTTACGCTGGATAAAAGGGAAAGTAAGGTAGACCTCACAAGAACCAACCTGTTTGTTAAACAGCACATAAATGACAGGGTTGTACAGGGCTGAGCTCTTTGCAAAGAAGGCGGGGAGGGCTGCAGTCAGGGCGGTGAACGAAGCTCCCTTGTTCAAGAAGATCCAGCCGGCGAAAGTGGCATATGGTGTCCAAGCTACCAGGAAGCCCAAGACCATCAAGAGGCACATACGTGTCACTTCCCTCTCAGCTTTCTGAGTGGACTCTGACTCCTGCTGCTGGGCTGCAGCCTGAAGTGTTTGAGAGCAGAAAATATAACCAACAGTCAATAAAAGTCATGCTGGATGCAGTAATGTGACATTGATTGCCACAGAATAACACATGAATGATGTCAGAAGAACTTCACTTACAGCTTTGACTGTCGCCACAAGGCTTCCATAagtgaagaagatgaggaaaacaGGGACGAAGAAGTGGACAACAAACATGTAGATGACATATGACTCATTATTGAAGCCTGGAGCCAGAGTGTAGTAGTCAGGTCCACAGGAGCACTGCATACCCTCAGGAAGGTACCTGAGATTAGAGAGTAGAAAGCAATCCAACCATTTTATTGTACACCTACTATATTTTCTAATCCCATATGTTGActgttaaagtaaaataaacatttctaaaGGTGAGTATTACCTGGACCAGCCAAAAAGTGGGGGTGCAGCACAAGCCATAGCCATGACCCAGGTGAAAGCGACTCCAGCTCCAGCATGAGCTCCAGAGAACTTGAAGCTTCCCATGGGTTTGCAGACGACGATGTATCTCTCAATAGCCAGCacgaccagagaccagagagcaACTTCACCTGTagatagaagaagagaa
This genomic window contains:
- the LOC125006910 gene encoding green-sensitive opsin-like, translated to MVWEGGIEPNGTEGKNFYIPMSNRTGIVRSPFEYPQYYMVDPMIYKLLAFYMFFLICTGTPINGLTLFVTAQNKKLQQPLNYILVNLAVAGLIMCMFGFTITITSALNGYFILGPTFCAIEGFMATLGGEVALWSLVVLAIERYIVVCKPMGSFKFSGAHAGAGVAFTWVMAMACAAPPLFGWSRYLPEGMQCSCGPDYYTLAPGFNNESYVIYMFVVHFFVPVFLIFFTYGSLVATVKAAAAQQQESESTQKAEREVTRMCLLMVLGFLVAWTPYATFAGWIFLNKGASFTALTAALPAFFAKSSALYNPVIYVLFNKQFRNCMLSTIGMGGMVEDETSVSTSKTEVSSVS